A genomic region of Pseudomonas frederiksbergensis contains the following coding sequences:
- a CDS encoding aminotransferase-like domain-containing protein, with protein sequence MAVKVSIAMVSIMRAGLADGLGVKYKRLAEAIETGIHDGLIEPGCKLPPHRLLSDSLGVTVGTISRAYAELERVGLVVARVGDGTYVRQRGMERPRDGGFRNVSDEPEPCFDMSRNQPIPGQAALFLSQSLQALAGDSERLQGISGYTVDAGLLRYRSAGAHWLSHREFAASAEQVICVNGGQHGLLCALMALLKAGDTLVTEQLTYPGLISVARMLGIKLMGLGMDDEGLLPSALDEACRNHRVTALYCTPTIQNPTAAVMSVARREAIAEVCREHNLLIIEDEAHAVLAQERPLPLSFFAPERTILIGSLSKAVSAGLRVGYLQAPQPLISRLSAAVRGTCWMATPLTLELATSWIERGVAEQLLGQQIAEIIRRKALVAGLLKGLEYKTHLHSPHFWIEVPEPWRASQIEAELKQNGYLITTAEAFAVGHASVPQFIRVSVCNTSGDDRLLCEGFAAVAKALEQGAEIA encoded by the coding sequence ATGGCTGTCAAAGTAAGTATTGCCATGGTGTCAATCATGCGGGCCGGGCTCGCGGACGGGCTGGGCGTGAAGTACAAGCGTCTGGCTGAGGCCATCGAAACGGGCATTCACGACGGCTTGATCGAGCCCGGTTGCAAGTTGCCGCCGCATCGACTGTTGTCTGACAGTCTGGGCGTTACCGTTGGGACCATCAGTCGTGCTTACGCCGAACTGGAGCGCGTGGGGCTGGTGGTTGCTCGCGTAGGCGATGGTACTTATGTGCGTCAGCGTGGGATGGAGCGTCCGCGCGACGGTGGGTTTCGCAATGTCAGCGATGAGCCAGAACCCTGTTTTGACATGAGCCGCAACCAGCCGATTCCCGGGCAAGCGGCGCTGTTTCTGAGTCAGAGCTTGCAGGCGTTGGCCGGTGATTCAGAGAGGTTGCAGGGGATCAGCGGCTACACCGTCGATGCCGGTTTGCTGCGGTATCGGTCTGCGGGTGCGCATTGGCTCAGTCACAGGGAGTTTGCTGCGAGTGCGGAGCAGGTGATTTGTGTCAATGGCGGCCAGCACGGGCTGCTCTGTGCGCTGATGGCCTTGCTCAAAGCGGGCGATACGCTGGTAACCGAGCAATTGACGTATCCGGGATTGATCAGCGTCGCACGCATGCTCGGAATAAAACTCATGGGGCTGGGGATGGATGACGAAGGATTGCTGCCGTCCGCGTTGGATGAGGCTTGCCGTAATCATCGAGTGACTGCGTTGTACTGCACTCCGACGATCCAGAATCCTACGGCGGCGGTGATGTCTGTTGCGCGGCGTGAGGCTATCGCTGAGGTCTGTCGAGAGCACAATTTGCTGATCATTGAGGATGAAGCCCATGCCGTGCTGGCGCAAGAGCGCCCGCTGCCCCTGAGCTTTTTCGCACCGGAGCGGACGATTCTGATTGGCAGCTTGAGCAAGGCAGTCTCGGCCGGATTGCGCGTCGGTTATCTGCAGGCGCCGCAACCCTTGATCAGTCGTTTATCGGCGGCTGTGCGGGGTACATGCTGGATGGCCACGCCGTTGACACTGGAGCTGGCCACTTCATGGATTGAGCGCGGTGTCGCCGAGCAGTTGCTGGGGCAACAAATCGCAGAAATCATTCGCCGCAAAGCCTTGGTCGCCGGGCTGCTCAAGGGGCTTGAGTACAAAACCCACCTCCACAGCCCACACTTCTGGATCGAAGTGCCCGAGCCTTGGCGTGCGTCGCAGATCGAGGCTGAGCTCAAACAGAACGGTTACCTGATCACTACTGCCGAAGCGTTCGCTGTCGGACATGCGAGCGTGCCGCAGTTCATTCGGGTGAGTGTCTGCAATACGTCTGGGGATGACCGGTTGCTGTGTGAAGGGTTTGCGGCGGTGGCGAAGGCGTTGGAGCAGGGCGCGGAAATCGCGTAA
- a CDS encoding alpha/beta fold hydrolase, with protein sequence MQSSSNLFPVALISAERRGDLSEDVYRLKPGNSPDGTVELAVTRLGMADEPSVRGVPVILLHGSFSNRRFWYSPKGLGLGAYLARAGFDVWIPEMRGHGLSQRNQNYRKNRVADYARYDLPAIAAFVREQSGQVPHWIGHSLGGITLAAALGGQYLGEPAVASAAFFGTQVSRTYWPLKIPPVEWSGRFILKRFAQISGSRLKRGPEDEPIGLALEGMRWYGLFGRFGDAEKDWWAGLAEVQVPVLGVSATSDHQDPDWACRKLFDQIGSEHKQFICLGREQGFSDNFGHVEMLVSKAAQAEVWPLVQRWLTDPQAPLLAGKPDLATAV encoded by the coding sequence ATGCAAAGCAGCAGCAACCTGTTTCCTGTCGCCTTGATCAGCGCCGAGCGTCGCGGCGATCTGAGCGAGGACGTCTATCGCCTGAAACCCGGCAATAGCCCTGACGGCACCGTCGAACTGGCGGTCACCCGCTTGGGCATGGCCGATGAGCCGTCCGTGCGTGGCGTTCCGGTGATTTTGCTTCACGGCAGCTTTTCCAATCGGCGTTTCTGGTATTCCCCCAAAGGCCTTGGTCTGGGTGCCTATCTGGCGCGCGCCGGTTTTGATGTGTGGATACCGGAAATGCGCGGTCACGGCTTGTCCCAGCGCAACCAGAACTATCGAAAGAACCGCGTTGCCGACTATGCCCGTTACGATCTGCCAGCGATTGCTGCGTTCGTTCGCGAGCAAAGCGGTCAGGTGCCGCACTGGATTGGTCATTCACTGGGCGGCATCACCCTGGCGGCAGCGCTGGGTGGTCAGTACCTGGGGGAGCCCGCCGTGGCCTCTGCCGCATTTTTTGGTACGCAGGTCAGTCGCACCTATTGGCCACTGAAAATTCCCCCGGTGGAGTGGAGCGGGCGGTTTATCCTGAAGCGTTTCGCGCAAATTTCGGGCTCTCGCCTCAAGCGTGGTCCGGAAGACGAGCCCATAGGCCTGGCCCTGGAGGGCATGCGCTGGTACGGCTTGTTCGGACGCTTTGGCGATGCCGAGAAAGACTGGTGGGCCGGGCTGGCCGAGGTTCAGGTGCCGGTATTGGGCGTCAGTGCGACCAGCGATCATCAGGACCCGGATTGGGCGTGTCGCAAGCTGTTCGACCAGATCGGTTCCGAGCATAAACAGTTCATCTGCCTGGGGCGCGAGCAGGGTTTTTCGGACAATTTCGGGCATGTTGAAATGCTGGTCAGCAAAGCCGCACAGGCCGAAGTCTGGCCGTTGGTGCAGCGCTGGCTGACAGATCCGCAGGCGCCGTTATTGGCTGGCAAGCCGGATTTGGCTACAGCAGTCTGA
- a CDS encoding zinc transporter ZntB, whose product MFEEENAQWGLVHALVLDGKGGARWLARTELDDLQLQPHESLWLHWDRSHPQTQTWLRQSSGLSEFSCDLLLEENTRPRLLALPDSELLLFLRGINLNPGAEPEDMVSVRIFASAQRVISLRLRPLRATDELLVQLTEGKGPKTTSELVLYMAQYLTNKVQDLVSDLSEIVDDEEEKLDADERYAPEHGAILQIRRRAAGLKRFLAPQRDIFGQLTRIKLPWFVDDDGDYWNELNNSLTRYLEELELTRERVGLVLETEDRRLSVRMNRTMYRFGIITGIFLPMSFLTGLLGINVGGIPFSGNPYGFVIACLMMVTVAVGQWWLFRRLRWV is encoded by the coding sequence ATGTTCGAGGAAGAAAACGCGCAGTGGGGGCTGGTGCATGCCCTGGTGCTGGATGGTAAAGGCGGTGCGCGTTGGCTTGCCCGGACTGAACTGGATGACCTGCAACTGCAACCCCATGAAAGCCTTTGGCTGCATTGGGACCGTAGTCACCCGCAAACTCAGACCTGGTTGCGTCAATCCAGCGGTCTGAGTGAGTTCAGTTGTGACCTGCTGCTCGAAGAAAATACCCGGCCGCGCCTGTTGGCGCTGCCGGACTCCGAGTTGTTGCTGTTTTTGCGCGGAATCAACCTCAATCCGGGCGCCGAGCCTGAAGACATGGTGTCGGTGCGGATCTTCGCTTCTGCTCAGCGGGTCATTTCCCTGCGTTTACGGCCGTTGCGCGCCACCGATGAGTTGCTGGTGCAACTGACTGAGGGCAAGGGGCCAAAAACCACCTCTGAACTGGTCCTTTATATGGCTCAGTACCTCACCAACAAGGTGCAGGATCTGGTCAGCGATCTCTCTGAAATCGTCGATGACGAAGAAGAAAAGCTGGATGCCGACGAACGGTATGCTCCGGAACATGGTGCCATTTTGCAGATCCGTCGGCGAGCGGCAGGACTAAAGCGCTTCCTTGCTCCGCAGCGGGATATCTTTGGTCAGCTGACGCGGATAAAACTGCCCTGGTTTGTCGACGATGACGGCGACTACTGGAACGAATTGAACAACAGCCTGACGCGTTATCTGGAAGAGCTGGAATTGACCCGGGAGCGCGTGGGGCTGGTGCTTGAGACTGAAGACCGGCGTTTGAGCGTGCGCATGAATCGCACCATGTACCGCTTTGGGATCATTACCGGAATCTTTCTGCCGATGAGTTTTTTGACCGGTTTACTCGGCATAAACGTCGGTGGAATTCCTTTTTCCGGGAACCCTTATGGCTTCGTGATTGCCTGCCTGATGATGGTGACAGTGGCGGTGGGGCAGTGGTGGTTGTTCCGGCGTTTGCGCTGGGTATGA
- the rraA gene encoding ribonuclease E activity regulator RraA, with amino-acid sequence MNHYLTPDLCDAYPELVQVLEPMFSNFGGRDSFGGEIVTIKCFEDNSLVKEQVELEGDGKVLVVDGGGSLRRALLGDMIAEKAAKNGWEGLVIYGCIRDVDVIAQTDLGVQALASHPMKTDRRGVGDLNVAVTFAGVTFRPGEYIYADNNGVIISPSPLKMPE; translated from the coding sequence ATGAACCATTACCTCACTCCCGACCTGTGCGATGCCTATCCGGAACTGGTGCAGGTGCTGGAGCCGATGTTCAGCAATTTTGGCGGCCGTGACTCCTTCGGTGGCGAGATCGTTACCATCAAGTGCTTCGAAGACAACTCGCTGGTCAAGGAGCAGGTCGAGCTCGAAGGGGATGGCAAGGTGCTGGTGGTCGATGGCGGTGGTTCGCTGCGCCGCGCACTGCTGGGCGACATGATCGCCGAGAAAGCTGCGAAAAACGGTTGGGAAGGGTTGGTGATCTACGGTTGTATCCGTGACGTTGACGTTATTGCGCAGACCGATCTGGGCGTGCAGGCGCTGGCCAGCCACCCAATGAAGACCGACAGGCGTGGCGTCGGTGATCTGAACGTCGCGGTAACCTTTGCCGGTGTGACTTTCCGTCCAGGTGAATACATCTACGCGGACAACAATGGCGTGATCATCTCGCCAAGTCCGTTGAAGATGCCTGAATAA
- the ppsA gene encoding phosphoenolpyruvate synthase, with amino-acid sequence MVEYVVSLDKLGVHDVEHVGGKNASLGEMISNLAGAGVSVPGGFATTAQAYRDFLESSGLNDQIHAALDALDVDDVNALAKTGAQIRQWIMEAEFPEKLNAEIRTAFAALSAGNPDMAVAVRSSATAEDLPDASFAGQQETFLNIRGVENVIRAAKEVFASLFNDRAISYRVHQGFDHKLVALSAGVQRMVRSETGTAGVMFTLDTESGFRDVVFITGAYGLGETVVQGAVNPDEFYVHKGTLAAGRPAILRRNLGSKAIKMIYGDEAKAGRSVKTVDVDKAERARFCLTDAEVSELAKQAMIIEKHYKCPMDIEWAKDGDDGKLYIVQARPETVKSRTQANVMERYLLKETGTVLVEGRAIGQRIGAGKVRIIKDVSEMDKVQPGDVLVSDMTDPDWEPVMKRASAIVTNRGGRTCHAAIIARELGIPAVVGCGNATQLLKDGQGVTVSCAEGDTGFIFEGELGFDVKKNSVDAMPELPFKIMMNVGNPDRAFDFAQLPNAGVGLARLEFIINRMIGVHPKALLNYDGLPSEIKESVDKRIAGYNDPVGFYVEKLVEGISTLAAAFWPKKVIVRLSDFKSNEYANLIGGKLYEPEEENPMLGFRGASRYISESFRDCFELECRALKRVRNEMGLTNVEIMVPFVRTLGEASQVVDLLAENGLARGENGLRVIMMCELPSNAILAEEFLEFFDGFSIGSNDLTQLTLGLDRDSGIIAHLFDERNPAVKKLLSNAIQACNKAGKYIGICGQGPSDHPDLAKWLMEQGIESVSLNPDSVLETWFFLAEGQAAV; translated from the coding sequence TTGGTAGAGTACGTAGTTTCCCTCGATAAGCTCGGCGTCCATGATGTAGAGCATGTGGGGGGCAAGAACGCATCCCTGGGCGAGATGATCAGTAATCTTGCGGGTGCCGGTGTATCGGTCCCGGGTGGCTTCGCCACGACGGCTCAGGCTTATCGTGATTTTCTCGAATCAAGTGGTTTGAACGACCAGATCCACGCAGCCCTCGATGCGCTGGACGTCGACGACGTGAATGCCCTGGCGAAAACCGGTGCGCAAATCCGTCAATGGATCATGGAAGCCGAGTTCCCGGAGAAGCTTAACGCCGAAATCCGCACCGCATTCGCCGCGCTGTCGGCCGGTAATCCGGACATGGCCGTGGCCGTGCGCTCTTCGGCGACCGCCGAAGACTTGCCGGACGCTTCCTTCGCCGGTCAGCAGGAAACCTTCCTGAACATCCGTGGCGTCGAAAACGTCATTCGCGCTGCCAAGGAAGTGTTTGCTTCCCTGTTCAACGACCGCGCGATTTCCTACCGCGTGCACCAGGGTTTCGACCACAAACTGGTTGCGCTGTCGGCTGGCGTACAGCGCATGGTCCGTTCGGAAACCGGCACTGCCGGCGTGATGTTCACCCTGGACACCGAATCCGGCTTCCGTGACGTGGTGTTTATCACCGGCGCCTACGGCCTGGGGGAAACCGTCGTACAGGGCGCGGTGAACCCGGATGAGTTTTATGTCCACAAAGGCACGCTGGCAGCCGGTCGTCCGGCTATTTTGCGCCGCAACCTGGGCAGCAAAGCCATCAAGATGATCTACGGCGACGAAGCCAAGGCCGGTCGTTCGGTCAAGACTGTCGATGTCGACAAGGCCGAACGCGCACGTTTCTGCCTGACCGATGCTGAAGTCAGCGAACTGGCCAAGCAGGCGATGATCATCGAGAAGCACTACAAGTGCCCGATGGATATCGAATGGGCCAAAGACGGTGACGATGGCAAGCTCTACATCGTTCAGGCTCGCCCTGAAACCGTGAAGAGCCGCACCCAGGCTAACGTCATGGAGCGTTACCTGTTGAAAGAAACCGGCACCGTGCTGGTTGAAGGTCGCGCCATCGGCCAGCGCATCGGCGCCGGTAAAGTACGCATTATCAAGGACGTTTCCGAGATGGACAAAGTCCAGCCGGGCGACGTTCTGGTTTCCGACATGACCGACCCGGACTGGGAACCGGTCATGAAGCGCGCCAGCGCCATCGTTACCAACCGTGGCGGTCGTACCTGCCACGCGGCGATCATTGCGCGTGAACTGGGTATCCCGGCAGTCGTGGGTTGCGGTAACGCCACCCAACTGTTGAAAGACGGCCAGGGCGTGACTGTTTCCTGCGCTGAAGGCGACACCGGTTTCATCTTCGAAGGCGAGCTGGGCTTCGACGTGAAGAAAAACTCCGTCGACGCCATGCCGGAACTGCCGTTCAAAATCATGATGAACGTCGGCAACCCGGATCGCGCCTTCGATTTCGCGCAGTTGCCGAACGCCGGTGTGGGCCTGGCCCGTCTGGAGTTCATCATCAACCGCATGATCGGTGTGCACCCTAAAGCGCTGCTGAATTACGACGGTCTGCCGTCGGAAATCAAGGAAAGCGTCGACAAGCGCATTGCCGGTTACAACGATCCGGTCGGCTTCTACGTCGAGAAACTGGTCGAGGGCATCAGCACCCTGGCCGCCGCATTCTGGCCGAAAAAGGTCATCGTACGTCTGTCGGACTTCAAGTCCAACGAATACGCCAACCTGATCGGCGGCAAGCTCTACGAGCCGGAAGAAGAAAACCCGATGCTGGGCTTCCGTGGCGCTTCGCGTTACATCAGCGAGTCGTTCCGTGACTGCTTCGAGCTCGAATGCCGCGCGCTGAAACGCGTGCGCAACGAGATGGGCCTGACCAACGTCGAAATCATGGTGCCGTTCGTCCGTACCCTGGGCGAAGCCAGTCAGGTCGTGGACCTGTTGGCCGAGAACGGCCTGGCGCGTGGCGAAAACGGTCTGCGCGTCATCATGATGTGCGAACTGCCGTCCAACGCGATCCTTGCTGAAGAGTTCCTCGAGTTCTTCGACGGTTTCTCCATCGGTTCCAACGACCTGACCCAGCTGACCCTGGGCCTGGACCGTGACTCCGGGATCATCGCGCACCTGTTCGACGAGCGTAATCCAGCGGTCAAGAAGCTGCTGTCCAACGCGATTCAGGCCTGCAACAAGGCTGGCAAATACATCGGTATTTGCGGCCAGGGCCCTTCCGACCACCCAGACCTGGCCAAGTGGCTGATGGAGCAGGGTATCGAAAGCGTTTCGTTGAACCCCGATTCCGTACTGGAAACCTGGTTCTTCCTGGCTGAGGGTCAGGCTGCGGTCTGA
- the prpD gene encoding 2-methylcitrate dehydratase, translating to MSANVDLNIRPDYDKVLQDIADYVLNFKIESKEALDTARNCLMDTLGCGLLALRFPECTKHLGPIVEGTLVPFGARVPGTRFRLDPVKAAWDIGCIVRWLDYNDTWLAAEWGHPSDNLGGILAVADHLSQKRVANGDAPLTVRAVLDAMIMAHEIQGVIALENSFNRVGLDHVLLVKVASTAVTAKLMGANREQLLAALSHAFVDGQALRTYRHAPNAGSRKSWAAGDASSRGVRLADIALRGEMGIPGVLTAKQWGFYDVLFSHTNKDLALKPDDKREFSLSQKYGTYVMENVLFKISFPAEFHAQTACEAAVTLHPQVSNRLNEIDKIVITTHESAIRIISKVGQLANAADRDHCIQYMTAVPLVFGNLAAEQYEDQFHAAHPIIDELREKMVIVEDPRYTREYLEADKRSIANALQVFFKDGSSTEQVVVEYPIGHRRRRAEGIPLLEDKFKANLATRFTAQRSAQIFALCKDQAKLEATPVNRFMDLFVI from the coding sequence ATGAGCGCCAACGTTGACCTGAACATCCGCCCCGACTACGACAAAGTCCTGCAGGACATTGCCGACTACGTCCTGAATTTCAAGATCGAATCCAAAGAAGCCCTCGACACCGCCCGCAATTGCTTGATGGACACCTTGGGCTGCGGCCTGTTGGCGCTGCGTTTTCCCGAATGCACCAAACACCTGGGCCCCATCGTTGAAGGCACGCTCGTGCCCTTTGGCGCACGTGTTCCCGGTACCCGCTTTCGTCTCGACCCGGTAAAAGCGGCGTGGGACATCGGTTGTATTGTCCGTTGGCTCGACTACAACGACACCTGGCTGGCTGCCGAGTGGGGTCATCCGTCCGACAACCTTGGCGGGATACTCGCGGTCGCCGATCATCTGTCGCAGAAACGCGTGGCCAATGGCGATGCCCCGCTGACCGTGCGGGCCGTATTGGACGCGATGATCATGGCTCATGAGATCCAGGGCGTGATTGCCTTGGAAAACTCGTTCAACCGGGTCGGCCTGGATCATGTGTTGCTGGTCAAAGTCGCCTCGACGGCGGTGACTGCGAAACTGATGGGTGCCAATCGCGAGCAACTGTTGGCGGCGCTGTCCCATGCTTTTGTCGACGGCCAGGCACTGCGCACTTACCGTCACGCGCCGAACGCCGGTTCGCGCAAGTCCTGGGCGGCGGGCGACGCCTCCAGTCGTGGCGTGCGGCTGGCGGACATCGCCCTGCGTGGCGAGATGGGCATTCCGGGCGTGCTGACAGCAAAGCAGTGGGGTTTCTACGACGTGCTGTTCAGCCATACCAACAAGGATCTGGCGCTCAAGCCCGACGACAAGCGCGAGTTCAGCCTCTCGCAGAAGTACGGCACCTACGTGATGGAAAACGTGCTGTTCAAGATCAGTTTTCCGGCCGAGTTTCACGCGCAAACCGCTTGCGAAGCGGCGGTGACCCTGCACCCGCAGGTGAGCAATCGTCTGAATGAAATCGACAAAATCGTCATCACCACTCACGAGTCGGCGATTCGTATCATTTCCAAGGTCGGCCAGCTGGCCAACGCCGCGGACCGCGACCACTGCATCCAGTACATGACGGCTGTGCCGTTGGTGTTCGGCAATCTGGCGGCCGAACAGTACGAAGACCAGTTTCACGCGGCGCACCCGATCATCGACGAGTTGCGCGAGAAAATGGTCATTGTCGAAGACCCGCGCTACACCCGCGAGTATCTGGAGGCCGACAAGCGCTCCATCGCCAACGCCCTGCAAGTGTTCTTCAAGGACGGCTCAAGCACCGAGCAAGTGGTGGTCGAATACCCGATTGGTCATCGTCGTCGCCGCGCCGAGGGTATTCCCTTGCTGGAGGACAAGTTCAAGGCGAATCTGGCAACCCGATTCACTGCGCAACGCTCGGCGCAGATCTTTGCCTTGTGCAAGGATCAGGCGAAACTCGAGGCCACGCCGGTTAACCGCTTCATGGATCTCTTCGTGATCTGA
- the ppsR gene encoding posphoenolpyruvate synthetase regulatory kinase/phosphorylase PpsR, translating to MKRSAFFISDGTGITAETLGQSLLAQFENITFSKAIRPYIDSVDKARAMVQQINLAAEKDGFRPIIFDTIVNQEIREILATSNGFMIDIFSTFLAPLEQELSEHSSYSVGKSHSIGHNSNYMERIEAVNFALDNDDGARTHYYDKADLILVGVSRCGKTPTCLYMAMQFGIRAANYPLTEDDMERLQLPPALRAHQHKLFGLTIDPDRLTAIRNERKPNSRYSSYAQCEFEVREVENLFRRENIAHINSTHFSVEEISAKILVEKGVERRFK from the coding sequence ATGAAACGATCTGCTTTCTTTATCTCCGATGGCACGGGCATTACAGCCGAAACCCTGGGTCAAAGTCTGTTGGCGCAGTTCGAAAACATTACCTTCAGCAAGGCCATACGGCCGTACATCGACAGCGTGGACAAAGCGCGGGCCATGGTACAACAAATCAACCTGGCCGCCGAAAAGGACGGATTTCGTCCGATCATCTTCGACACAATCGTCAACCAGGAAATTCGTGAGATTCTCGCGACCTCCAACGGTTTCATGATCGATATCTTCTCGACCTTCCTCGCACCGCTGGAGCAAGAGTTGAGCGAGCACTCGTCGTATTCGGTCGGCAAGTCCCATTCCATTGGCCACAACTCCAATTACATGGAGCGTATCGAGGCGGTGAACTTCGCTCTCGACAACGACGACGGCGCCCGCACCCACTATTACGACAAGGCTGACCTGATTCTGGTCGGCGTGTCGCGCTGCGGCAAAACCCCGACCTGCCTGTATATGGCCATGCAATTCGGTATTCGCGCAGCCAACTACCCGCTGACCGAAGACGACATGGAACGCCTGCAATTGCCACCGGCATTGCGCGCCCATCAGCACAAGCTGTTCGGCCTGACCATCGACCCGGACCGCCTCACCGCGATCCGCAACGAACGCAAGCCCAACAGCCGCTACTCGAGCTACGCCCAGTGCGAGTTCGAAGTGCGTGAAGTCGAGAACCTGTTCCGCCGCGAGAACATCGCGCACATCAACTCCACGCATTTTTCCGTGGAAGAGATTTCGGCGAAGATTCTGGTGGAGAAAGGCGTGGAGCGGCGGTTCAAGTAG
- the prpF gene encoding 2-methylaconitate cis-trans isomerase PrpF, with amino-acid sequence MAHVPQIKIPATYMRGGTSKGVFFSLQDLPESAQVPGPSRDALLLRVIGSPDPYEKQIDGMGGATSSTSKTVIVSKSIKADHDVDYLFGQVSIDKPFVDWSGNCGNLSAAVGSFAISSGLVEASRIPHNGVAVVRIWQANIGKTIIAHVPITDGAVQETGDFELDGVTFPAAEVQVEFMGPAAEEEGGAGSMFPTGNLVDDLEVPGVGTLKVTMINAGIPTIFVNADAIGYTGTELQGDINGDPKALAMFETIRAHGALRMGLISNLDDAAKRQHTPKVAFVARPADYLASSGKPVAAGDVDLLVRALSMGKLHHAMMGTAAVAIGAAAAIDGTLVNLAAGGNPRNAVRFGHPSGTLRVGAEANLVDGEWTVTKAIMSRSARVLMEGWVRVPGDAF; translated from the coding sequence ATGGCTCACGTACCTCAGATCAAGATCCCTGCCACCTACATGCGGGGAGGCACCAGCAAAGGCGTGTTCTTCAGCCTGCAAGACCTGCCTGAATCGGCACAGGTTCCGGGCCCGTCCCGTGACGCGCTGTTGCTGCGAGTCATCGGCAGCCCTGACCCGTATGAAAAGCAAATCGACGGCATGGGCGGGGCGACTTCCAGCACCAGCAAAACGGTGATCGTGTCCAAGAGCATCAAGGCCGATCACGACGTCGATTACCTGTTCGGTCAGGTCTCCATCGACAAGCCTTTTGTCGACTGGAGCGGCAACTGCGGCAACCTCTCGGCGGCGGTCGGTTCGTTCGCCATCAGCAGCGGTCTGGTCGAGGCCAGTCGCATTCCGCACAACGGCGTGGCGGTGGTGCGTATCTGGCAGGCCAATATTGGCAAGACCATCATCGCCCATGTGCCGATCACCGACGGTGCGGTGCAGGAAACCGGTGATTTCGAACTCGATGGCGTGACCTTTCCGGCCGCTGAAGTGCAGGTCGAATTCATGGGCCCGGCCGCGGAAGAAGAGGGCGGCGCAGGTTCGATGTTTCCTACCGGCAACCTGGTCGATGACCTGGAAGTGCCAGGTGTTGGCACTCTCAAGGTGACCATGATCAACGCCGGCATTCCGACCATCTTCGTTAACGCCGATGCCATCGGTTACACCGGCACCGAGTTGCAGGGCGACATCAACGGCGACCCGAAGGCGCTGGCGATGTTCGAGACCATTCGTGCGCATGGCGCACTGCGCATGGGGCTGATTTCGAACCTGGACGACGCTGCCAAGCGTCAGCACACCCCCAAGGTTGCGTTCGTCGCACGGCCCGCCGATTACCTCGCTTCCAGCGGTAAGCCGGTGGCAGCAGGCGATGTCGACCTGCTGGTCCGCGCACTGTCCATGGGCAAGTTGCACCACGCAATGATGGGCACGGCTGCCGTCGCCATTGGTGCGGCGGCGGCGATTGACGGCACGCTGGTCAACCTCGCCGCAGGTGGTAACCCACGCAACGCCGTGCGCTTCGGGCATCCGTCAGGCACCTTGCGCGTCGGCGCCGAAGCCAATCTGGTCGATGGCGAATGGACCGTGACCAAAGCCATCATGAGCCGCAGTGCGCGGGTGTTGATGGAAGGCTGGGTGCGTGTGCCGGGCGATGCGTTCTGA
- a CDS encoding DMT family transporter, with amino-acid sequence MAGLITSALFLIVCLSWGTTWLGIKIAVESVPPLTAAGLRFLIAFPLFLTFAKLRREPLLFPKESRWFFAFVTLSYFSLPYYLLNYGEMHVSSGLTALLFSCMPVFILIFSAVFLHQKIFVSQVIGIAIGFGSLYMIIRSQGLHLDHAEFFGVIAILAAAIMHALCYVVTKKQGSAISVITYNTLPIGIAGLMLLSAGLVVETPAFETISLRSWGALLYLGLVASVGGFIVYFMLLKRLSPIILSFVFIIFPVFAVLIGAWYEGLAISPELIIYSTVLLAGFAITKLPVEKWLKG; translated from the coding sequence CTGGCCGGCCTGATCACCAGTGCACTGTTTCTCATCGTTTGCCTGAGTTGGGGCACCACATGGCTGGGAATCAAGATTGCGGTCGAAAGCGTGCCGCCCCTGACCGCTGCGGGCCTGCGCTTTCTGATTGCCTTTCCACTGTTCCTGACATTCGCGAAGCTACGTCGGGAACCGCTGTTGTTTCCCAAGGAAAGCCGCTGGTTTTTCGCATTTGTCACGCTGTCGTACTTCAGCCTGCCGTACTACCTGCTGAACTACGGTGAGATGCACGTTTCTTCTGGCCTGACCGCTCTACTGTTCAGCTGCATGCCGGTGTTCATCCTGATTTTTTCTGCGGTGTTTCTGCACCAGAAAATCTTCGTTTCACAAGTCATCGGTATCGCGATCGGGTTTGGCAGCCTGTACATGATCATCCGCAGCCAGGGATTGCACCTGGACCATGCGGAGTTTTTCGGAGTCATTGCGATTCTCGCCGCCGCGATCATGCATGCACTGTGTTACGTGGTGACCAAGAAACAGGGCAGCGCCATCAGCGTCATCACCTACAACACGCTGCCCATTGGCATCGCCGGACTGATGCTGTTGAGCGCAGGTCTGGTGGTCGAGACACCCGCGTTCGAGACCATCAGCCTGCGCTCATGGGGCGCCTTGCTCTATCTCGGACTGGTCGCTTCCGTCGGTGGTTTTATCGTGTATTTCATGCTGCTCAAACGTCTGAGCCCGATCATCCTGTCCTTTGTCTTCATCATCTTCCCGGTGTTCGCCGTGCTCATCGGCGCCTGGTACGAAGGCTTGGCGATTTCTCCGGAGCTGATCATCTATTCGACGGTCTTATTGGCGGGTTTCGCCATCACCAAACTTCCGGTGGAAAAATGGCTCAAGGGCTGA